From the genome of bacterium:
CCTTCTTCTATCACTACGGGACCCACGGGGAGTTCGGTCTGACCCGGCGCCTCGGCGGCGGCCGCAACATCTCCGCCGGCGGCGGTTTCAAGGTGGACGAGCTGCTGGACGTGACCGAGTACCACCAGGGCGCGGAACTGGCCGTCACCGGCGGCGTCTTCTACGACCGCGACGACTCGCTGCTGGCCTCGGTGCTGTGGGCCAACTCCAAGGACTACAAGCTGCGCGTGAACCTGTATCCCGGTCTGTTCGAGGCATGGGGACTGAAGCCGGGTTTCATGTTCAACCTGAACCGGAACCGGTCCACGGCGTTCGGCGTCACCCTGCTGAACCTGCCTCTGCCCTGCGGGCTGGCCGTCGGCATGGAGCCCACCCAGGAGTGAGGCCCTTCTCCGGACCGGGCGAAGAGACGAGGACCCGGCACCAGGCCGGGCCCTCTTCAGAGTGTCGAGCGGCGCGCGCTACCGGACCAGCGCGAACTTGCACGAGGTCGATCGTCCCGACGCCGTCAGACGGACGAAGTAGACGCCGGAAGTGGACCAGCGGCCCCTGTCGTCGCGACCGTCCCAGACCACTTCTTGGGGACCCTCCTCGAACGAAACGCCCGAAACCAGGGCGCGCACGCATTGTCCGGCCACGTTGTACACCTTCAGGTCCACCGGGCTGGAGCGCGGCAGGGCGAATCGCAGGCTGCGGCCCGATCCGCGCGGTATCGACGAGAGCGTCAGTCCCGGCGCGGGGCGGGGATCATCCGCCGCGATGCTCAGCGTGACGCTGCGCAGCGCCGCCCAGGCGTTGACACGCCCCCAGCCGTAAGCGGAGCTGTGCTTGCCCCCCTCTTCGGCGTCGGTGGTGCCGGTCAGGATGTCGTAGACGTCCCTCGGCGCGAGGGACGCGTCCCTCTGCAGCAGCAGGGCCACCACGCCGGCCACGTGGGGCGCGGCCATGGATGTGCCGCTCAGGCGCCGGAACCCGCCGCCGGGAGCGCAGGAGCGAACATCGACGCCGGGCGCCGTCAGGTCGGGTTTGCGGAACGACCAGTGCGGATTGTACCAGTACGAGGCTACGGACCAGGGCGCGATCTGGGGTGCGTCACCGCGCGCCGAAAAGTCGGCCACCAGGTCGTCGCGGTCCACGGCGCCCACGCCGATGACCATGGGATAGTTGCTCGGCGTATCCGCGGTCTGGGGCCCGGGCCCGTCGTTGCCCGCCGCGAAGACGGTCACGATGCCGAATTCGCGCAACTTCTCGCAGGCGAAGAAGAGCATGTCCTCGTGCGTATTCGCCAGGCTCCAGGAACCGCATACCACCTTGATGTCGACGTCGACCTTCAGCGTGGCGATATACTCCAGACCCTTCAGGCACTGCTGGTAGGTTCCCACGCCCCGGGCATCCATCACCTTGACGCCGACCCATCTGGCGCCCGGCGCGACGCCCAGATCGTCGGGATAGGGGCCGAGCCCGTCGCCGCCCAGCAGGGTGCCGAGAGTGTGCGTGCCGTGCCCGTTGTCGTCGTAGGGAGCGGCGCCGCCGTTGACGGCGTCGAACCAGTAACCCGTGAACTTGCCGGCCAGGGCCGGGTGATCCGGGTCCACGCCCGTGTCCGTGTGGGCCACGATCACACCGGTGCCGTCGTATCCCTCCGCCCAGCACAGCTCGGCGTCGATGGCGTCCGCGCCCCAGGCAACGCCCGGTTCGGAGACCCACGTGACCGGCTGAAGGACCGGATCCACGAGACGCACGATGCCGTTGCGGGAGATCTTGTGCACGTCCTTCCGCTTGGCGATCTGCTTGATCCGAGGCGGCTTGGCCCTCATCAGGATGGAGTTGGTCAGCCAGTTCTGGTCCTCGACCACGAAGGAATCGGGATCTTCCTCCCTGAGATCGCTGATCAGGTTCTGCTGGGCGAGCAACGCGGTGCGGCGGTAGAAATGGATCCTGTCCGGTACCGGCAGCTGCAGGGGATCGGACTTGAGCTGGTCCCTCATCACCACGATCACGGTCAGCCACTCGTCGTCGTCGGTCTCGTCGAGGACGAGCGCGAGTTCCTGGGTGATCGTCGAGTTGTACTCGGATCCCATGAAGGAGTCGGCGGCCAGGATCTGCGGTATTAAGAGCGTCAGCAACAGAGCGGCCCCGAGGGGCGGGATGGTTGGGCGATGTGGCGTCGACAAGATGGGTCCCCCTGACGGACGTAATGCAGGTTGTCATCTTAGTATAGCATCTATCTTGGGCCCAGGGAAAGTGGATGCGCGTAAAAAGTCATATTTTTCGTTTTGGCGAGGTGCGCGAGCGGCTAAAGTCGCAGCCTTACCCAGCAACGACGGGAAGACGCCGATGAACCTGAATAAAAAGGGCTCGACGGCCGCGGGGGCCGTGGTTCTCGCCGCCTTTATCCTCGTGACCGCCGCAGATGCGACGCCCGCCGCCTCCGTCGTCACCGAAGCGCCGGCACCCGAAACGGCAAATGACGGCTGGGATACGCACTTCGAGGCGTCGGGCGGCCGCGAGACCGGCCGTTTCGTCCAGACCGTCGAATACTGCCGGCGTCTCGCGAACGCGTCGCCCTGGCTGCACATGACCCGTTTCGGCACCAGCCCCCAGGGACGTGAACTCGTGCTGATGATCGCGGATCGCGACGGCGACTTCACGGCGGCGGCGGCGAGGGACGCGGGCAAGGCCGTCCTGCTGCTCCAGGCCGGCATCCACGCCGGCGAGATCGACGGCAAGGACGCCGGTCTGATGCTGCTGCGCGACATCGCCGTGCGACGGACCTGTCCCGAACTGCTGGACCACCTGACGATCCTGCTGATACCCGTCTTCAACGTGGACGGCCACGAGCGTTTCGGCCCCCACAACCGCGCCAACCAGAACGGCCCCCTCGAGATGGGCTGGCGGGTCACGGCCCAGGGTTACAACCTGAACCGGGACCATCTTAAGGCGGACGCGCCCGAGATGCGTTCCTGGCTGACCCTGTTCGCGGACTGGCTGCCGGACTTCTTCATCGACAGCCATGTCTCCGACGGCGCCGATTTCCGCCACGTCGTCATGTACGGCCTCGAGCTCGGCGGCAATCTCGACCCCGAACTGGCCGCATGGACGCGCGACGTCTACCTGGAGGGACTGTCGGAGACCCTGGCCGCCGACGGCTATCCCGTCATGCCCTACGGCGGGTTCCGCAGCTGGCAGGACCCCCGCAGCGGCATCCTGGTGTGGAGCTCCGGACCGCGGTATTCACACGGCTACGCGGCCATCCAGAACCGGCCCGCCCTGTTGCTCGAGACCCACATGTTCAAGGACTACAAGACGCGCGTCGACGCCACCTACCGCGTCTTCCGCCACACGGCGGAGATCCTCAATCGAGAGCACGAACGCCTGCGGGCCGCCGTCGCCGCGGCCGACCGGCGCGCCGCGGGCGCCGCCTTCCGCGGGACCCCGTTGCCGCTGAGTCTGGCCGTCGACGAGAGCGACAGCACGAGCTTCGACTTCCTGGGCTACGAATACGGGTTCGTCGACAGCGGGATCACCGGCGGCCGCTATCCCGTCTACAGCGACGTGCCGGCGGAGTTCGAGGTGCCGGTCTTCGCCGGGCACAAGCCCGAGGTCGAGGTTCGCCTGCCCGAGGCGTATCTCGTCCCCCCCGAATGGACCGAGGTGATCGAGCGTCTGTCCCTGCACGGCGTGGCTACGCGAAGGCTCCTGCAGCCGACCACCCTGCGGGTCGCGAGCGCGCGCTTCGGCGAGGTGACCTGGCGGGAGCATCCCTTCGAGGGACGCCACACGCTCGAGTACGAGATCGAGCCCATCGAGGAGATCCGCACCTTTCCCGGGGGCACGGTGGTGGTCGACATGAACCAGCGCGCGTCCCGCGCGGCGGCCCACATGCTCGCGCCGGAGGCGCCTGACGCCCTGGTGCGCTGGGGATTCTTCGACACCGTCTTCGAACGCAAGGAGTACGTGGAGCCCTACGTGCTGGAGCCCCTGTTGCCGGAGATGCTGGCGGCGAATCCGGCCCTGGCCGACAGCTTCGCCGCGGCCTTGGCCGACGACCCCGC
Proteins encoded in this window:
- a CDS encoding S8 family serine peptidase, whose protein sequence is MLTLLIPQILAADSFMGSEYNSTITQELALVLDETDDDEWLTVIVVMRDQLKSDPLQLPVPDRIHFYRRTALLAQQNLISDLREEDPDSFVVEDQNWLTNSILMRAKPPRIKQIAKRKDVHKISRNGIVRLVDPVLQPVTWVSEPGVAWGADAIDAELCWAEGYDGTGVIVAHTDTGVDPDHPALAGKFTGYWFDAVNGGAAPYDDNGHGTHTLGTLLGGDGLGPYPDDLGVAPGARWVGVKVMDARGVGTYQQCLKGLEYIATLKVDVDIKVVCGSWSLANTHEDMLFFACEKLREFGIVTVFAAGNDGPGPQTADTPSNYPMVIGVGAVDRDDLVADFSARGDAPQIAPWSVASYWYNPHWSFRKPDLTAPGVDVRSCAPGGGFRRLSGTSMAAPHVAGVVALLLQRDASLAPRDVYDILTGTTDAEEGGKHSSAYGWGRVNAWAALRSVTLSIAADDPRPAPGLTLSSIPRGSGRSLRFALPRSSPVDLKVYNVAGQCVRALVSGVSFEEGPQEVVWDGRDDRGRWSTSGVYFVRLTASGRSTSCKFALVR
- a CDS encoding M14 family metallopeptidase gives rise to the protein MNLNKKGSTAAGAVVLAAFILVTAADATPAASVVTEAPAPETANDGWDTHFEASGGRETGRFVQTVEYCRRLANASPWLHMTRFGTSPQGRELVLMIADRDGDFTAAAARDAGKAVLLLQAGIHAGEIDGKDAGLMLLRDIAVRRTCPELLDHLTILLIPVFNVDGHERFGPHNRANQNGPLEMGWRVTAQGYNLNRDHLKADAPEMRSWLTLFADWLPDFFIDSHVSDGADFRHVVMYGLELGGNLDPELAAWTRDVYLEGLSETLAADGYPVMPYGGFRSWQDPRSGILVWSSGPRYSHGYAAIQNRPALLLETHMFKDYKTRVDATYRVFRHTAEILNREHERLRAAVAAADRRAAGAAFRGTPLPLSLAVDESDSTSFDFLGYEYGFVDSGITGGRYPVYSDVPAEFEVPVFAGHKPEVEVRLPEAYLVPPEWTEVIERLSLHGVATRRLLQPTTLRVASARFGEVTWREHPFEGRHTLEYEIEPIEEIRTFPGGTVVVDMNQRASRAAAHMLAPEAPDALVRWGFFDTVFERKEYVEPYVLEPLLPEMLAANPALADSFAAALADDPALAEDYWGKILWFYRRTPWWDDRINVYPVGWTFSRDEVAALRYSP